The DNA window ATtaaaggggaatttgggggaaaatatcagcaaaattcctggaggagggaggggaatcctggggggaaaatgggaatgggaaaaactgTAAATAATCGGGCAATAATGGGAAATAATGGgcaataataattaataacGTGGTGATAATGTGGcaataatttccatttctgtgtgCAGAGGAGAAGGAATCGGCAGCACGTAAGTTttggaaaaggggaattttctccccaaaatgtGTCTGATTTAACTGGTAATTAACCTTTTTAGGGTCTCAGACCCCATTTTTGGGCCCCAAAATCATTTCTGAGGCACAATTCACCATTTATAAACACAAAATTTACCCAGATTTGGAGTTTTCCCCCCTcacaaatcttaaaaaataaatgcagatatttaataaataaaataatattttttgatttttaaactgaatttataaataaaaatatttggagtTAGGTGGACataaccacttttttttttttttaattttcctgactgTAGAATTTCAGGAAATCAGggttttatcccatttttaatcctttttttttgttgattttcagGAGAACAGGACTCTGTTATCAGTAAGTGCTGTTGGATTTTGGGAGCAATCCctggggaattgggaattcaGGATCCCACCGCTGCCACTTTGGCTCAAAGTTGtgcccaaaaaaatcccaaagttaattaaattatgtttaaaagAATGGGAATTGAGATCTTTGCCTGGCTCAGGGGATTTTGGATCCTTGGGAAGTGAAAACATGGATCCAaaatcattttattttcctcttttttaggAAAACTGAGGGAGGAGCTCGGTGAGTGGCTTTTGTTGTTttcaaaaaggatttttttgggttttttttaataattggaTTTGTGGGATTGgagcaaattaaaaaatcaaatcattAAAACTTAACGAGGCTCTGGGGAGGGTCCTGGagcccccccaaaaatggggacaggggaggaaaattgggatttctGTGGATTTAAATCCCAAACCTTGGAATTCCGGGGTTTCAGgggaggaaaattgggatttcAGCGGATTTAAATCCCAAACCTTGGAATTTCGGGGTTTCAACTCCAGGAACGGGAACAGGGGAGGAAAATTGGGGTTTCTGTGGATTTAAATCCCAAACCTTGGAATTCCTTGCAGAGGAAATCCCCGAGGAGATGGAGGAAGaacctgaggaggaggaagaggaggaagaggaggaagaggaggaagaggaaatagaggataaggaaaaagagaaagaagaggaagaagaagaagaagaagaggaaaaagaagaggaagaagaagaagaagaagaagaggacaaggaaaaagaagaggaagaagaggatgaggaaaaagaagaggaagaaggggaCAAGATAAAACAAGAAGAGGAAGAGTTAaaacaagaggaagaagaggagaaggaagcagGAGAACCCGGTGagtgtttcccttttccagcaccaaatccctgctttttccccccattttcctgCTGAGCTTGGGATGTTTCCCCCAAGAAATCTCTGGGAAAAAACGATTTTTTGCAAAACTCCCTAgagaaaatccccaaatccctggattttCCAGCAGGAAGCCGCTTTGCCCCTTTCTCCACagttttaaggttttatttttaaatggaggAGTTTGGGTGTttgaggaggggaggagggaaatcTGGGGAATCATCAGATCCCAATGGAAATTCCTGGTTTTTGTCTCTTTCCAGGCAAAATAATGGAAGAACCTGGTAAGAAATTATTGGCTTTTccattttaaccctttaaaaaaccacatttttgaCCATTTTCCAAGTTTTTTCATGGCCAGAAACTAATCTTAGggacaataataataacagcaaCAACTAGCATCATATCCCAAAACCCATCtgataattttatattatattattttaaattattttaaattattttaaattattttaaattattttaaattattctaaattattttacctttgtttttttcttccctgtttccAGGGGAAGTTGACAAAAACCTCGGTGGGTTCAGTTCCCATTTCTGGGGTggagctgaaggaaaaatatccccaaataaCCCAATTTCTCTTTGGTTCCCCAGAGGAGCTCAGGGCAGCGCTGGGTGAGTCCAGAATTCCCAAAGTTGGCCAAATCccacattaaaaatataaatcaggGCTTTTGATCTAAAATTCAGGATTGTTCAGTTAATAAttggggtttttatttaaaattcagagTTTTCATTTATAATTCAGGATTGTTCAGTTAATATTTGGGGTTTGGATTTAAAATTCAGAGTTCTCATTTATAATTCAGGATTGTTCAGttaatatttggggtttttatttaaaattcagagTTTTCATTTATAATTCAGGATTGTTCAGTTAATAAttggggtttttatttaaaattcagagTTTTCATTTATAATTCAGGATTCCTACTAAAAATTAGGGATTTGGATTAAACAGGAAAGCTTTTTATTTGAAATCCgagatttttcatttgaaacagAGGTTTTGCTTCTGACTCTGCTGCTGGGATTCCCCCCTGGGATAAGGGATGCAGCAGAGGGgattcttctgtgataatttgaattttcctgcttttcttccccatcTCAGGAGCTCGAGACGCCAGGATCGGTGCgttttcccccctctccctccctgaaATTCCACCAGCTGGGGAATTTCGGTTCATTCTGGTCATGAGCCCCACGAAACTGAggagttttgggtttttcccctcGCAGTGGAGCTGTCGGAGGCGCTGGGTGagggaaattcaggaaaaatggaTCACAGCAGACacagaataatattattaattacaAACTGCAACACATTTATTGTCTTCTAACAGGTGTATTTTTTGTagtttataaatataaaatctctcatttttttaattatctattttattaaaatactgtGGTTAATTCACATTCACgttttctaatttttaatttagatattggtatattttctgtattttactcCACTATACATTTAAATATACCCTCTATTCAAGCACATTACagatttaaataataattaccATGTTTTACTCCACTATACATTTAAACATACCCCCTATTCACACAcattataaatttaaataatatttaccATGTTTTACTCCACTATACATTTAAACATACCCTCTATTCACACACATTaaagatttaaataataattaccATGTTTTACTCCACTATACATTTAAACATACCCTCTATTCACACACATTAAAGATTTAAATAATAAGTACTATGTTTTACTCCACTATACTTTTAAACATACCCTCTATTCAAGCAcattataaatttaaattatattatttataattataaattaaatataaaaataaaaaaaattaaaaaaaaaaatatatatataaaatattccatttttctCTGGCTTGTGGTAAGATTTTAAACGCTGCTCCTGTGACATTTGCCTGGATTTTGTCCCATTTTCCACAGAACAACGGGACAGGCAGATGGGTGAGTGTCCAGTTCCTCCCAAAgtgggaattcctgctggatCCCCGCAGCCCCTCATGgaaattctccttttcctccctttccagCGGAACTGAACGCGGAGCTCGGTGAGTCCTGGGGCTGCGGGGGGAATTCTGTTTCCTTGGCTGAGTAATTTACCTGTACAAGCAACCATTTTTATCTTTAATTGCTTCATTAATTGCAGttcattttctccttccagAGGAATCCCGAATACGGATCTGTGAGTGTCCCGGGGCTGGTTTGATTCTGttttattctattttctttacttttctattttgttggttttttggttttttttttactttattttttaatttttgattttatcgggttttttttattccattttacgTTTCCAATTCTGTTTCACCACCTCCCATCCCGGTTATGCTGTGTTTTCCTGGCAGGGCGGTGTCTGGAGGAGCACCGTGAGtgttctcccctccctccctcccttcccaacCTCCTGCTCCGAGGATTCCTCCCTGAATTCTCTGCTTttagggaaagaggaagaacaaGTGGGTGAGTCCTTGTGGGAGAGACGGATGGAGGGGGCACAGCTCGGGACTTTTGCCTGGTTTCACCTTCTTCtgtcccccttttcccccattttcccctttcctcctccttcccctcctttttcctgtcatttttcctccttttttctcccattttcacccccatttcccccattccgTTCCCCCCATtccatttcccccccattttctccatttttcctcccattcccccccatttcccccattccatttcccccatttccccccgattttcccccattccatttcccccatttcccccattccaTTTCCCCCGATTTTCCCCATTCCATTTCCCCCGATTTTCCCCATTCCattcccaccattttcccccattccactccccccttttttccctcatttccccccGATTTCCACCCCGATTTTCCCTCGATTTTCCCCCAttccatttcccccatttccccccgattttccccattccatttcccccatttcccccattccaTTTCCCCCGATTTTCCCCATTCCATTTCCCCCGATTTTCCCCATTCcgttccccccatttcccccattccgTTCCCCCCATtccatttcccccccattttctccatttttcctcccattcccccccatttcccccattccatttcccccattccatttcccccatttccccccgattttcccccattccatttcccccttttttccctcatttccccccGATTTCCACCCCGATTTTCCCTCGATTTTCCCCCAttccatttcccccattttccccccatttccccccacaTTTCCCCCCGGTTTTCTCCCcggttttcccccatttcattcccccattttccccccattttcccccacaTTTCCCCCCGGTTTTCTCCCCggttttcccccctttcccccattccatttcccccattccatttcccccattttcccccccatttccccccggttttcccccatttcattcccccatttccccccggttttcccccatttcattcccccattttccccccattttcccccccatttcccctcggttttcccccatttcattcccccatttccccccgatttttcccccatttccccccgattttccccccatttccccccggttttccccatttcattcccccatttccccccggttttccccatttcattcccccatttccccccgattttccccccatttccccccgattttcccccccatttccccccgattttcccccatttccccccggTTTTCCCCCGATTTCCCCCCGCTTTCCCCAGCCCGGGTCACCCTGGACCCGCTCACCTCCCACCCTCggctgctgctgtccccggACGGGCTCGGGGCGCGCTGGGCCTACGGCGGCCCCGAGCCCCCTGCGGGCCCCGAGCGCTTCACGGCGGCTCCGTGCGCGCTCGGCAGCCCCGGCTTCACCTCGGGCCGCCACACCTGGACGGTGAGCGTGTCCGAGGGCCCGTTCTGCGCCGTGGGGGTGAGCCGGGAGTCGGTGTCCCGCGGGGAGCCCGCGGCCTTCAGCCCCGCGGCGGGCGTGTGGGCCGTGCAGCGCTggggcgggcagggccgggccctCAGCAGCCCCCCGAGGGCTCTGCCGCGCCTCCCCCGCCGCCTCCGCGTGGCCCTGGACTACGAGCGGGGGCTCGTGGCTTTCTTCGACGGCGACAGCGCCAGCCCCACGCCGCTCTTCGCCTTCCCGGCCGCCGCCTTCGGCGGGGAGCGCGTCCGGCCCTGGttctggctggagctgggcgCCGTCTCCATCGAGCAGTGATGCCGGGGGTTCCTGAGCTGGGATGAAATGTCCTGGATCCTGGGGGAGCTGGACTCCCTCTCCCTCATCCAGCCAGCCCCGAATTCAGGGAATTCTGCCCGGAGGATGGAGCAGGCGGCTGGAGGGGCCGGAGGGGGACGGGAAGGGCAGAGCTCCGCTCGCAGCCCGAGGATCCCGGTGAGGAGATCTGGAGGGATCCCCAGAGCCGGGATCCGCCGAGGGCTGAGCCGAGCCCGCCTGGGATCGGGGCCGCTCCGGGTGGATTCCTGCCATCCTCCCCTTCCCGGATCCCCGCTGGAGCCCCGGGCATTCCCCGCTGGAGCCCCGGGCATTCCCCGCTGGAGCCCCGGGCATTCCCCGCTGGAGCCCCGGGCATTCCCCGCTGGAGCCCCGGGCATTCCCCGCTGGAGCCCCGGGCATTCCCCGCTGGAGCCCCGGGCATTCCCCGCTGGAGCCCCGGGcattccctgctcagccccgggcattccctgctcagccccGGGCATTCCCCGCTGGAGCCCCGGGCATTCCCCGCTGGAGCCCCGGGcattccctgctcagccccgggcattccctgctcagccccgggcattccctgctcagccccGGGCATTCCCTGCTGGAGCCCCGGGCATTCCCCGCTGGAGCCCCGGGCATTCCCCGCTGGAGCCCCGGGCATTCCCCGCTGGAGCCCCGGGCATTCCCTGATGGAGCCCCGGGCATTCCCCGCTGGAGCCCCGGGCATTCCCTGCTGGAGCCCCGGGCATTCCCCGCTGGAGCCCCGGGCATTCCCTGCTGGAGCCCCGGGCATTCCCCGCTGGAGCCCCGGGCATTCCCCGCTGGAGCCCCGGGcattccctgctcagccccGGGCATTCCCCGCTGGAGCCCCGGGCATTCCCCGCTGGAGCCCCGGGCATTCCCCGCTGGAGCCCCGGGCATTCCCCGCTGGAGCCCCGGGcattccctgctcagccccGGGCATTCCCTTCTCAGCCCCGGGCATTCCCCGCTGGAGCCCCGGGCATTCCCCGCTGGAGCCCCGGGCATTCCCCGCTGGAGCCCCGGGcattccctgctcagccccGGGCATTCCCCGCTGGAGCCCCGGGCATTCCCCGCTGGAGCCCCGGGCATTCCCCGCTGGAGCCCCGGGCATTCCCCGCTGGAGCCCCGGGCATTCCCCGCTGGAGCCCCGGGcattccctgctcagcccctcgtcctcccctccctgcccatccctgctgtcccccggggGTGACCACGGCATCCTCCCCCGGCAATAAACCCTGCGGAACTCTCCGGAGCTCGGCTTCcttcttccagctgctttcTCCTAAAATCTCGGGAATTCTGGGCCGTCCTGGCCCGTCGAGTGGATCCCTCCGGTTATTTCCAGCCGCTGCTCAGCCCCGGGGCTGTTTCTGCCCGTCCTGCCCGAAATCCGCGTCTGGAAAAAGACGGATGGCTCCGCTCCCGGCTTTATCCGGGATGGAAATCCCCGAGCCAGGGCCGGGGACCGGCGTTCCCTTAAACAGGGCTGGCATTTTCCAGCCGTCCTTCCCTGCCATCGCCCCGGGGGTGCGATTTCTGGGATGTTTTCCCGGGATGATTGCTTTGGATGATTTCCCGGGATGATTTCCTGGGATGATTTCCTGGGATGATTTTCCCTGGATGTTTCCCCTGGATGTTTTTCCCTGGATGTTTCCCCTGGGATGTTTCCCCTGGATGTTTTTCCCGGGATGATTTTCCCGGGATGTTTTCCCGGGATGATTTTCCCTGGATGTTTCCCCTGGGATGTTTCCCCTGGATGTTTTTCCCGGGATGATTTCCCGGGATGATTTTCCCCTGGATGTTTCCCCTGGATGATTTCCCTGGATGTTTNNNNNNNNNNNNNNNNNNNNNNNNNNNNNNNNNNNNNNNNNNNNNNNNNNNNNNNNNNNNNNNNNNNNNNNNNNNNNNNNNNNNNNNNNNNNNNNNNNNNNNNNNNNNNNNNNNNNNNNNNNNNNNNNNNNNNNNNNNNNNNNNNNNNNNNNNNNNNNNNNNNNNNNNNNNNNNNNNNNNNNNNNNNNNNNNNNNNNNNNtgtggtttttgggtgttttttctgtgtttttgggtggtttttgggtgttttttctgtggtttttgggtggtttttgggtggtttttgggtgttttttctgtggtttttggggtggtttttgggtggtttttgggtggtttttgggtggttttgggtggtttttgggtggtttttgagggggtttttgggtggttttggtggtttttgggtggtttttgggggggtttttgggtgtttttttggggtctccGAGCCccggtttttttgggggtgccGGAGGTTCTGGCCCCGCCGCTCCGCTGGGGGGCGCTgagcgcggcgggggcggcgctcGCTCCGCGGGGCTCGGCGGCACCGGAAGCCCCGCCCGGGCTCGCGGGCGGCAGCCAATGGCAGCGCGGGGCTCGCGGGCGGCAGCCAATGGCAGCGCGGGGCTCGCGGGCGGCAGCCAATGGCAGCGCGGGGCTCGCGGGCGGCAGCCAATGGCAGCGCGGGGAGGGCGGGGCTCTGCGCACGCGCCGCACGCGCCGCCCCACGTGTctcctcccgccgccgccgccgcctcaggtaccggggggggggggcggggaggCCACGTGaccctcgggacccccccccccccctcccctcaggacccccaaatccccccccccaaatccccccccgagccccctccaCCGACACCCCCCGGTACCGGCCGGGCACAGCCCCGGACCTTCCACGGTCCTGCGGCCCTGAG is part of the Poecile atricapillus isolate bPoeAtr1 chromosome 26, bPoeAtr1.hap1, whole genome shotgun sequence genome and encodes:
- the LOC131588477 gene encoding golgin subfamily A member 6-like protein 26 isoform X6, yielding MEPGKNAALDEWDAQIRKLPEEFESDTDLEECDTENGELAAEIEHLTATLEERDRRISKLTSDLGESNAKLKERERKITKLAAEIRRFTALLAERDSGLRKLQAELAKCDATIRIFTVELGERHTKIGELTADVEVCNKRLQEHEAELEARDTRIRENEAEIKHLKQLLEEKESAAREQDSVIRKLREELEEIPEEMEEEPEEEEEEEEEEEEEEEIEDKEKEKEEEEEEEEEEKEEEEEEEEEEDKEKEEEEEDEEKEEEEGDKIKQEEEELKQEEEEEKEAGEPGKIMEEPEELRAALGARDARIVELSEALEQRDRQMAELNAELEESRIRIWRCLEEHRECSPLPPSLPNLLLRGFLPEFSAFRERGRTSGPGHPGPAHLPPSAAAVPGRARGALGLRRPRAPCGPRALHGGSVRARQPRLHLGPPHLDGERVRGPVLRRGGEPGVGVPRGARGLQPRGGRVGRAALGRAGPGPQQPPEGSAAPPPPPPRGPGLRAGARGFLRRRQRQPHAALRLPGRRLRRGARPALVLAGAGRRLHRAVMPGVPELG
- the LOC131588477 gene encoding golgin subfamily A member 6-like protein 25 isoform X9, giving the protein MEPGKNAALDEWDAQIRKLPEEFESDTDLEECDTENGELAAEIEHLTATLEERDRRISKLTSDLGESNAKLKERERKITKLAAEIRRFTALLAERDSGLRKLQAELAKCDATIRIFTVELGERHTKIGELTADVEVCNKRLQEHEAELEARDTRIRENEAEIKHLKQLLEEKESAAREQDSVIRKLREELEEIPEEMEEEPEEEEEEEEEEEEEEEIEDKEKEKEEEEEEEEEEKEEEEEEEEEEDKEKEEEEEDEEKEEEEGDKIKQEEEELKQEEEEEKEAGEPGKIMEEPGEVDKNLEELRAALGARDARIEQRDRQMAELNAELEESRIRIWRCLEEHRKEEEQVARVTLDPLTSHPRLLLSPDGLGARWAYGGPEPPAGPERFTAAPCALGSPGFTSGRHTWTVSVSEGPFCAVGVSRESVSRGEPAAFSPAAGVWAVQRWGGQGRALSSPPRALPRLPRRLRVALDYERGLVAFFDGDSASPTPLFAFPAAAFGGERVRPWFWLELGAVSIEQ
- the LOC131588477 gene encoding golgin subfamily A member 6-like protein 24 isoform X1, which produces MEPGKNAALDEWDAQIRKLPEEFESDTDLEECDTENGELAAEIEHLTATLEERDRRISKLTSDLGESNAKLKERERKITKLAAEIRRFTALLAERDSGLRKLQAELAKCDATIRIFTVELGERHTKIGELTADVEVCNKRLQEHEAELEARDTRIRENEAEIKHLKQLLEEKESAAREQDSVIRKLREELEEIPEEMEEEPEEEEEEEEEEEEEEEIEDKEKEKEEEEEEEEEEKEEEEEEEEEEDKEKEEEEEDEEKEEEEGDKIKQEEEELKQEEEEEKEAGEPGKIMEEPGEVDKNLGGFSSHFWGGAEGKISPNNPISLWFPRGAQGSAGSSRRQDRGAVGGAGTTGQADGGTERGARGIPNTDLAVSGGAPERGRTSGPGHPGPAHLPPSAAAVPGRARGALGLRRPRAPCGPRALHGGSVRARQPRLHLGPPHLDGERVRGPVLRRGGEPGVGVPRGARGLQPRGGRVGRAALGRAGPGPQQPPEGSAAPPPPPPRGPGLRAGARGFLRRRQRQPHAALRLPGRRLRRGARPALVLAGAGRRLHRAVMPGVPELG
- the LOC131588477 gene encoding golgin subfamily A member 6-like protein 26 isoform X5, which codes for MEPGKNAALDEWDAQIRKLPEEFESDTDLEECDTENGELAAEIEHLTATLEERDRRISKLTSDLGESNAKLKERERKITKLAAEIRRFTALLAERDSGLRKLQAELAKCDATIRIFTVELGERHTKIGELTADVEVCNKRLQEHEAELEARDTRIRENEAEIKHLKQLLEEKESAAREQDSVIRKLREELEEIPEEMEEEPEEEEEEEEEEEEEEEIEDKEKEKEEEEEEEEEEKEEEEEEEEEEDKEKEEEEEDEEKEEEEGDKIKQEEEELKQEEEEEKEAGEPGKIMEEPGEVDKNLEELRAALGARDARIEQRDRQMAELNAELEESRIRIWRCLEEHRECSPLPPSLPNLLLRGFLPEFSAFRERGRTSGPGHPGPAHLPPSAAAVPGRARGALGLRRPRAPCGPRALHGGSVRARQPRLHLGPPHLDGERVRGPVLRRGGEPGVGVPRGARGLQPRGGRVGRAALGRAGPGPQQPPEGSAAPPPPPPRGPGLRAGARGFLRRRQRQPHAALRLPGRRLRRGARPALVLAGAGRRLHRAVMPGVPELG
- the LOC131588477 gene encoding golgin subfamily A member 6-like protein 25 isoform X8, giving the protein MEPGKNAALDEWDAQIRKLPEEFESDTDLEECDTENGELAAEIEHLTATLEERDRRISKLTSDLGESNAKLKERERKITKLAAEIRRFTALLAERDSGLRKLQAELAKCDATIRIFTVELGERHTKIGELTADVEVCNKRLQEHEAELEARDTRIRENEAEIKHLKQLLEEKESAAREQDSVIRKLREELEEIPEEMEEEPEEEEEEEEEEEEEEEIEDKEKEKEEEEEEEEEEKEEEEEEEEEEDKEKEEEEEDEEKEEEEGDKIKQEEEELKQEEEEEKEAGEPGKIMEEPGEVDKNLEELRAALGARDARIVELSEALEQRDRQMAELNAELEESRIRIWRCLEEHRKEEEQVARVTLDPLTSHPRLLLSPDGLGARWAYGGPEPPAGPERFTAAPCALGSPGFTSGRHTWTVSVSEGPFCAVGVSRESVSRGEPAAFSPAAGVWAVQRWGGQGRALSSPPRALPRLPRRLRVALDYERGLVAFFDGDSASPTPLFAFPAAAFGGERVRPWFWLELGAVSIEQ
- the LOC131588477 gene encoding golgin subfamily A member 6-like protein 24 isoform X3, which gives rise to MEPGKNAALDEWDAQIRKLPEEFESDTDLEECDTENGELAAEIEHLTATLEERDRRISKLTSDLGESNAKLKERERKITKLAAEIRRFTALLAERDSGLRKLQAELAKCDATIRIFTVELGERHTKIGELTADVEVCNKRLQEHEAELEARDTRIRENEAEIKHLKQLLEEKESAAREQDSVIRKLREELEEIPEEMEEEPEEEEEEEEEEEEEEEIEDKEKEKEEEEEEEEEEKEEEEEEEEEEDKEKEEEEEDEEKEEEEGDKIKQEEEELKQEEEEEKEAGEPGKIMEEPGEVDKNLGGFSSHFWGGAEGKISPNNPISLWFPRGAQGSAGSSRRQDRTTGQADGGTERGARGIPNTDLAVSGGAPERGRTSGPGHPGPAHLPPSAAAVPGRARGALGLRRPRAPCGPRALHGGSVRARQPRLHLGPPHLDGERVRGPVLRRGGEPGVGVPRGARGLQPRGGRVGRAALGRAGPGPQQPPEGSAAPPPPPPRGPGLRAGARGFLRRRQRQPHAALRLPGRRLRRGARPALVLAGAGRRLHRAVMPGVPELG
- the LOC131588477 gene encoding golgin subfamily A member 6-like protein 26 isoform X7, with product MEPGKNAALDEWDAQIRKLPEEFESDTDLEECDTENGELAAEIEHLTATLEERDRRISKLTSDLGESNAKLKERERKITKLAAEIRRFTALLAERDSGLRKLQAELAKCDATIRIFTVELGERHTKIGELTADVEVCNKRLQEHEAELEARDTRIRENEAEIKHLKQLLEEKESAAREQDSVIRKLREELEEIPEEMEEEPEEEEEEEEEEEEEEEIEDKEKEKEEEEEEEEEEKEEEEEEEEEEDKEKEEEEEDEEKEEEEGDKIKQEEEELKQEEEEEKEAGEPGKIMEEPEELRAALGARDARIEQRDRQMAELNAELEESRIRIWRCLEEHRECSPLPPSLPNLLLRGFLPEFSAFRERGRTSGPGHPGPAHLPPSAAAVPGRARGALGLRRPRAPCGPRALHGGSVRARQPRLHLGPPHLDGERVRGPVLRRGGEPGVGVPRGARGLQPRGGRVGRAALGRAGPGPQQPPEGSAAPPPPPPRGPGLRAGARGFLRRRQRQPHAALRLPGRRLRRGARPALVLAGAGRRLHRAVMPGVPELG
- the LOC131588477 gene encoding fibril-forming collagen alpha chain-like isoform X4, with the protein product MEPGKNAALDEWDAQIRKLPEEFESDTDLEECDTENGELAAEIEHLTATLEERDRRISKLTSDLGESNAKLKERERKITKLAAEIRRFTALLAERDSGLRKLQAELAKCDATIRIFTVELGERHTKIGELTADVEVCNKRLQEHEAELEARDTRIRENEAEIKHLKQLLGEQDSVIRKLREELEEIPEEMEEEPEEEEEEEEEEEEEEEIEDKEKEKEEEEEEEEEEKEEEEEEEEEEDKEKEEEEEDEEKEEEEGDKIKQEEEELKQEEEEEKEAGEPGKIMEEPGEVDKNLGGFSSHFWGGAEGKISPNNPISLWFPRGAQGSAGSSRRQDRGAVGGAGTTGQADGGTERGARGIPNTDLAVSGGAPERGRTSGPGHPGPAHLPPSAAAVPGRARGALGLRRPRAPCGPRALHGGSVRARQPRLHLGPPHLDGERVRGPVLRRGGEPGVGVPRGARGLQPRGGRVGRAALGRAGPGPQQPPEGSAAPPPPPPRGPGLRAGARGFLRRRQRQPHAALRLPGRRLRRGARPALVLAGAGRRLHRAVMPGVPELG
- the LOC131588477 gene encoding golgin subfamily A member 6-like protein 22 isoform X2; the protein is MEPGKNAALDEWDAQIRKLPEEFESDTDLEECDTENGELAAEIEHLTATLEERDRRISKLTSDLGESNAKLKERERKITKLAAEIRRFTALLAERDSGLRKLQAELAKCDATIRIFTVELGERHTKIGELTADVEVCNKRLQEHEAELEARDTRIRENEAEIKHLKQLLEEKESAAREQDSVIRKLREELEEIPEEMEEEPEEEEEEEEEEEEEEEIEDKEKEKEEEEEEEEEEKEEEEEEEEEEDKEKEEEEEDEEKEEEEGDKIKQEEEELKQEEEEEKEAGEPGKIMEEPGEVDKNLEELRAALGARDARIVELSEALEQRDRQMAELNAELEESRIRIWRCLEEHRECSPLPPSLPNLLLRGFLPEFSAFRERGRTSGPGHPGPAHLPPSAAAVPGRARGALGLRRPRAPCGPRALHGGSVRARQPRLHLGPPHLDGERVRGPVLRRGGEPGVGVPRGARGLQPRGGRVGRAALGRAGPGPQQPPEGSAAPPPPPPRGPGLRAGARGFLRRRQRQPHAALRLPGRRLRRGARPALVLAGAGRRLHRAVMPGVPELG